In Cololabis saira isolate AMF1-May2022 chromosome 1, fColSai1.1, whole genome shotgun sequence, the following proteins share a genomic window:
- the LOC133447875 gene encoding uncharacterized protein LOC133447875 produces MLQLIVGSNEESAALELSDCPDTDVVDVVSLLDSQRELTPEERCTVNNLAFSWDLPPINVDNRRWLAEKMQQIAVIERRRTQIKQLRRGLKDCSVFYMIKERPALAQVLFPRSAEQVMDSQTILKRIIWPMPDSDNEDDHSSVEETCLLTGFLRDYIENGSSRELNQLLKFWTGWSIPPQHLYVEVSNGITLPVASTCLTTLKLPLKCPNYHSFKVNLDASVGSTEFGFGMI; encoded by the exons ATGTTGCAGCTAATTGTTGGGAGTAACGAGGAGTCTGCTGCGCTTGAGCTTTCTGACTGCCCTGATACTGATGTTGTTGATGTGGTGTCTTTA CTTGATAGTCAGAGGGAACTGACCCCCGAGGAACGATGCACGGTGAACAACCTGGCCTTCAGCTGGGATCTTCCTCCCATCAATGTTGACAACCGGAGGTGGTTGGCAGAGAAAATGCAACAGATTGCG GTCATTGAACGGAGACGAACACAAATAAAGCAGCTACGCAGAGGGCTGAAAGACTGCAGTGTTTTCTACATGATCAAAGAGCGTCCTGCCCTAGCCCAGGTCCTTTTTCCAAGATCTGCAGAGCAAGTTATGGATTCGCAG ACCATCTTGAAAAGGATCATCTGGCCAATGCCCGATAGTGACAATGAGGATGACCACAGCAGCGTGGAGGAGACATGCCTGCTCACAGGCTTTTTGAGAGACTACATTGAAAATG GGTCTTCTCGGGAACTCAACCAACTCCTGAAGTTTTGGACAGGTTGGAGTATACCTCCCCAGCACCTGTATGTTGAAGTTTCCAATGGAATTACCCTGCCTGTAGCCTCAACGTGCCTCACAACGCTGAAACTGCCTCTGAAGTGCCCAAATTACCACTCATTCAAAGTGAACCTCGACGCATCTGTTGGAAGTACTGAGTTTGGCTTTGGAATGATCTGA